A single genomic interval of Coccidioides posadasii str. Silveira chromosome 1, complete sequence harbors:
- a CDS encoding uncharacterized protein (EggNog:ENOG410PJGK~COG:S), with product MELSSHLLVSYSQLSQFSNYLAQRPKPTAMSNTKTIHVPHLGGIDAAYRISDPYDASKPTLILINSFTTSSELYDAQFSSPALLSKLNLLAIELLGHGQTRTECEHWTYWDTAIMNLQVMDALGIKRAFILGTSQGGWVTVRMALLAPEKIQGIIPLGTSMDSESPRSRALGCWDPIQPCADLINSWTSDTPTPDFSLTQSYCDFLIDAGFGANCPSEVRAFWSQTLQSKYRGNDGRKRIRMAAVNLRDRDTLHSRLWDIRCPVLWMHGTSDVVYSVANAEEEVKMFVNSPDARLIVVEGGQHFLSFSNPEEVERNVLEFVEKY from the exons ATGGAGCTCTCTTCTCATCTGCTCGTTTCATACTCCCAGCTCTCTCAGTTCTCCAACTATCTTGCCCAGCGCCCAAAACCAACAGCCATGTCGAACACCAAAACGATTCACGTCCCCCACCTTGGCGGCATTGACGCTGCATACCGTATATCCGATCCCTACGACGCCTCTAAACCTACCCTCATCTTGATAAACAGCTTCACAACATCTTCTGAACTCTATGATGCACAATTCTCCAGCCCCGCGTTGTTATCCAAGCTCAACCTCCTCGCCATCGAGCTCCTAGGGCATGGGCAAACCCGGACAGAGTGCGAGCACTGGACGTATTGGGACACTGCGATCATGAACCTGCAGGTCATGGATGCATTAGGTATTAAAAGAGCGTTCATTCTTGGTACCAGCCAAGGTGGCTGGGTAACCGTAAGAATGGCATTGCTTGCCCCAGAGAAG ATCCAAGGAATCATCCCTTTGGGCACTTCTATGGACTCAGAGTCCCCCCGCAGCCGTGCTCTCGGGTGCTGGGATCCCATCCAACCCTGTGCCGACCTTATCAATTCTTGGACCAGCGACACTCCTACGCCTGATTTCTCCCTCACGCAGTCATACTGCGACTTTCTCATCGATGCGGGTTTCGGCGCCAACTGTCCCTCCGAGGTCCGAGCCTTCTGGAGCCAAACCCTTCAGTCTAAATACCGGGGGAACGATGGTCGAAAACGGATCAGGATGGCGGCGGTCAATCTCCGCGATAGAGATACTTTACACAGCCGGCTATGGGATATCCGGTGCCCTGTCCTCTGGATGCATGGGACGAGCGATGTTGTGTACTCGGTTGCTAATGCGGAAGAGGAGGTCAAAATGTTTGTAAATTCGCCAGATGCAAGGTTGATTGTTGTCGAGGGTGGCCAGCACTTTTTGAGCTTTTCAAATCCCGAGGAAGTGGAGCGGAATGTGTTAGAGTTTGTGGAGAAGTATTAG
- a CDS encoding uncharacterized protein (EggNog:ENOG410PIQS~COG:G~BUSCO:9335at33183) yields the protein MGNTPSKPPGQPAQGPSAQWNDRKVNRRTSIQALSGSKSAAVDPSASKESATGQYSQRQQTPVHQRLQSRNIAESAGRGYDRLERRISRKEREDDTRDFPIHPKPSDTPEPARAVQVPTPASSQQYPYVGGYGPSVNTYYATPSHLSRPPRLPLPIGDAMSVPGSPITASGSLGATAAFDRAGIYPDKSGLSDTADDDDEVVDELEPFVTTGLNKAVSTTIEWRGGGEKVYVTGTFVNWARKFKLYKSEVENGLFSTTLKLRPGTHHLKFIVDGVMRTSDSLPTAVDFTNHLVNYIEISPDEMPASRGSDKPPKVVIPPGLYPPQVLPDSLPVEEPEKEPEEEIPLGDFRTIIPPVLIDIDTEESTPGYTQAANIINDFPAPPMLPMFLGRSILNSSTPMKDDNSVLNYPNHTVLNHLATSSIKNGVLATSVTTRYKRKYVTTILYKPTGHE from the exons ATGGGAAACACCCCGTCGAAACCCCCTGGTCAACCAGCGCAAGGCCCCTCGGCGCAATGGAACGACAGGAAAGTGAACAGAAGAACGTCCATCCAGGCATTGTCGGGGAGCAAATCAGCAGCTGTCGATCCATCGGCTTCAAAAGAGAGCGCAACCGGTCAATATTCTCAACGGCAGCAAACGCCGGTTCATCAGAGGCTACAGTCACGCAACATCGCCGAGTCGGCAGGTCGAGGTTACGATAGGTTGGAACGACGCATCTCCCGGAAGGAACGTGAAGATGATACTCGAGATTTTCCTATCCACCCAAAGCCGTCCGACACTCCTGAACCAGCAAGAGCCGTTCAAGTCCCGACTCCAGCGTCATCACAGCAGTATCCATATGTAGGCGGATATGGACCGTCTGTAAACACCTACTATGCTACCCCTTCACACCTCTCACGGCCCCCACGGCTTCCTCTGCCGATTGGCGATGCGATGTCGGTCCCTGGATCACCAATCACAGCCAGTGGCTCATTGGGTGCAACGGCCGCTTTTGATAGGGCCGGAATCTACCCTGACAAATCAGGTTTGAGTGATACTgctgatgatgacgatgaagtTGTGGATGAGCTGGAACCATTTGTTACCACCGGCCTAAACAAGGCCGTATCGACGACTATCGAGTGGAGAGGTGGTGGGGAGAAGGTATATGTGACAGGAACCTTCGTAAATTGGGCAAGGAAATTTAAACTATACAAGAG CGAGGTTGAAAACGGCTTGTTTTCGACTACTCTCAAACTTCGTCCAGGGACGCACCATCTTAAATTCATTGTAGATGGTGTTATGAGAACTTCCGACAGCCTTCCCACTGCCGTTGATTTTACCAACCACCTGGTCAACTACATTGAAATAAGCCCTGATGAAATGCCAGCTTCCCGGGGAAGTGATAAGCCTCCTAAAGTTGTGATTCCACCAGGACTTTATCCCCCGCAGGTGCTTCCCGACTCTTTACCCGTAGAAGAACCCGAAAAGGAgcctgaagaagagatacCCCTCGGTGATTTCCGTACAATTATTCCACCGGTCCTCATCGATATAGATACGGAAGAAAGCACACCGGGCTATACACAAGCCGCGAACATCATAAATGATTTTCCTGCCCCACCGATGCTGCCAATGTTCCTCGGCCGATCGATATTGAACAGCTCCACGCCCATGAAAGACGATAACAGCGTTCTGAATTACCCGAATCACACTGTCTTGAACCATCTTGCGACTAGTAGTATAAAAAATGGTGTCCTAGCCACGAGCGTGACGACAAGATACAAAAGAAAG TATGTGACAACCATTTTGTACAAACCCACCGGCCATGAATAA
- a CDS encoding uncharacterized protein (CAZy:GT71~EggNog:ENOG410PHW7~COG:G~BUSCO:5015at33183) — MTRFRSRSPVRLKLFISLFLFLVFLVYLPSRWRRSAGSRATESQRISMPKNYYQEHSKFWKAFHPVLVANDPNCTSPEQSEKANSIRFDPNNAVERPDFISMPQADIEMMKLMHNSFVNTLIDRPLHPYYVPGTRGLVSTAGGPFLPILTISLRMLRHYGSKLPMEVFLASEEEYEPYICEQVFAELNAKCLILNRILRQVPGPIDIKQYQYKPFAMLFSSFEEMLFLDADAFPLHDPKTLFSSEPFRSFKMVTWPDFWASSASPLYYKIASQPIPSTTVRASTESGELLISKKTHQKTLMLSTYYNFYGPSHYYPLFSQGAAGEGDKETFIAAATAVNEPFYQVSEPLRAIGHRAADGGMDGSAMVQYDPVEDYRLTKKGIFRVANPSAARSPKPFFIHANFPKFNPATIFEKHATDPVRDPQGNYIRQWTIPEDTIDEFEEDVVKRFWTEIKWVACELEDKFESWKDKKGICDGVKRYWDDVFEKKG; from the coding sequence ATGACCAGATTTCGTTCCAGATCTCCCGTTCGATTGAAGCTTTTTATCtccctcttccttttccttgtTTTCCTGGTCTACTTGCCGTCTCGTTGGCGCCGCTCAGCCGGGTCGCGTGCCACCGAATCACAGAGAATATCTATGCCCAAAAACTACTATCAAGAGCACTCAAAGTTCTGGAAAGCATTTCACCCAGTCCTCGTCGCGAACGATCCAAATTGCACATCCCCGGAACAATCGGAGAAGGCCAACTCCATACGTTTCGATCCAAATAATGCGGTGGAGCGTCCGGATTTCATCTCGATGCCTCAGGCGGACATCGAAATGATGAAGCTGATGCATAATAGCTTTGTGAATACGCTCATTGACCGGCCTCTCCATCCGTATTACGTACCCGGCACGCGTGGCCTTGTATCGACTGCGGGTGGTCCATTTTTACCGATCTTGACGATATCCTTGCGCATGCTTCGGCATTACGGTTCCAAATTACCGATGGAGGTATTTCTTGCTTCTGAGGAAGAGTACGAGCCGTATATATGCGAGCAAGTTTTTGCAGAATTAAATGCCAAATGCTTGATCCTTAACAGGATCCTCAGGCAGGTCCCTGGACCCATCGATATAAAACAATACCAATATAAACCGTTTGCAATGCTCTTCTCCTCATTTGAAGAGATGTTATTCTTGGATGCGGACGCGTTTCCTCTGCACGATCCGAAGACTCTATTTTCATCCGAACCTTTCCGTTCGTTCAAAATGGTTACCTGGCCCGATTTTTGGGCGTCTAGTGCTTCGCCGCTATATTACAAGATTGCATCACAACCAATTCCTTCAACGACAGTTAGAGCATCTACAGAATCCGGAGAACTCCTGATTTCCAAGAAGACTCACCAGAAGACTCTTATGCTTTCTACGTATTACAATTTTTACGGGCCGTCCCACTACTACCCCCTCTTCTCGCAGGGCGCAGCAGGAGAAGGAGATAAAGAAACGTTTATTGCCGCTGCTACGGCTGTGAATGAACCATTTTACCAAGTCAGTGAACCACTACGTGCGATTGGGCATAGGGCCGCCGATGGTGGAATGGATGGCTCTGCCATGGTCCAATACGACCCCGTAGAGGACTACCGGTTAACTAAGAAGGGGATATTCCGTGTCGCAAACCCTTCCGCAGCTCGTTCACCGAAACCGTTTTTTATTCACGCCAATTTCCCAAAATTCAATCCTGCAACGATTTTCGAAAAGCACGCCACTGATCCTGTTCGGGATCCCCAGGGTAATTACATACGTCAATGGACGATTCCAGAAGATACCATCGACGAATTTGAAGAGGATGTCGTGAAGCGGTTTTGGACCGAGATCAAGTGGGTTGCGTGTGAGCTTGAAGATAAATTCGAAAGTTGGAAGGATAAGAAAGGGATCTGCGACGGTGTGAAACGATACTGGGATGATGTGTTTGAAAAGAAGGGCTGA
- a CDS encoding uncharacterized protein (EggNog:ENOG410PG8X~COG:S~BUSCO:2725at33183): MSGRRLLDAITLLNATRNVAAKHLALQRKHLDIHARTSSLTKEIKSQSDRLGLALKAATELARKLDDSSPSTATGRANVGAEDFTTAEDGRNFAENSNSPEIRNSEGLDEGQEGVKISSTQAFESEYAPKQDAVPPKIGSDERSAPKTTEPLDDLSNTTTSNVTGSTNSENAVNREELPDDMVKQLFRSQKMSNSIYRNRHGGKSFVSDEMSGRSPLAPGFASAQRTTGASHPASSPVEPKSNLATMASAQPTEQDQNPINFQEIHEETAKIDANETPLKREYQMVESRIPSSRLGRLWEYGGLATSMAFGIMGESIRRVAGSDEASTGSLLLNPANIERLVAKLSKMRGAALKLGQMLSFQDSKMLPPTIQEVLQRVQDRADYMPASQRDKVLTDNLGSDWRNLFATFDEVPMAAASIGQVHGATLKETGQRVAVKVQYPGVADSIDSDLKNLSILLTASRLLPKGLYLDKTIANARIELAWECDYIREAECGQKFRQFLQDDTPTFLVPEIVTYASGKQVLTMERMDGIAVTKIQNFTQGQRDWIGTQILRLCLREICEFRYMQTDPNWTNFLYNAQTNRLELLDFGASRAYPASFIITYIRILLAASRNDREMLHELSLKLGYLTGFESQAMINAHIDSILTLAEPFRESSPDIYDFSDQTITERVKELIPLMLRERLAPPPEETYSLHRKLSGAFLLCARLGSRVPCRELFANALSKVEWDNEEGNHTASAN; this comes from the exons ATGTCAGGGCGTCGTCTTCTCGATGCCATCACGCTCCTCAACGCCACACGCAATGTCGCCGCAAAGCACCTTGCTTTGCAGAGAAAGCACCTCGATATCCACGCACGAACGTCGTCGCTGACAAAAGAGATCAAGTCTCAGTCAGATCGATTGGGTCTTGCGCTCAAAGCAGCTACTGAATTAGCGCGGAAACTCGACGACTCGTCACCGAGCACTGCCACGGGAAGGGCTAATGTGGGAGCGGAAGATTTTACAACAGCGGAGGATGGAAGGAATTTTGCTGAAAATTCAAATTCTCCCGAGATCAGAAATAGTGAAGGGCTAGACGAAGGGCAGGAGGGCGTGAAAATAAGTTCAACCCAGGCGTTCGAATCGGAATATGCGCCTAAACAAGATGCAGTGCCTCCAAAAATCGGAAGCGATGAAAGGTCTGCTCCAAAGACGACAGAGCCACTGGATGATTTGAGTAACACTACAACTAGCAATGTAACGGGGTCTACAAACAGTGAAAATGCTGTCAACCGCGAGGAGCTCCCGGATGATATGGTGAAGCAGCTCTTCCGAAGCCAGAAAATGTCAAATTCTATATATCGGAATCGCCACGGTGGAAAATCTTTCGTCTCTGACGAGATGTCCGGGAGGAGCCCTTTAGCCCCTGGATTTGCGTCTGCGCAACGCACAACAGGCGCATCCCATCCCGCTAGTAGTCCAGTCGAGCCCAAGTCGAATTTAGCAACGATGGCTTCGGCTCAGCCCACAGAACAAGACCAAAATCCGATAAACTTTCAAGAAATCCACGAAGAAACAGCCAAA ATAGACGCGAATGAGACCCCTTTAAAACGAGAATACCAAATGGTAGAATCTCGCATACCATCATCTCGCCTTGGAAGGCTGTGGGAATACGGCGGTCTTGCAACATCAATGGCATTCGGAATAATGGGCGAAAGCATACGTCGAGTTGCTGGCAGTGATGAGGCGAGCACCGGCTCCTTGCTGCTTAATCCTGCAAATATAGAGCGTCTTGTGGCAAAGCTATCTAAAATGCGAGGCGCCGCCCTTAAACTTGGACAGATGCTTAGTTTTCAAG ATTCAAAGATGCTACCCCCAACGATCCAAGAGGTCCTGCAGCGTGTCCAAGACAGGGCCGATTACATGCCTGCTTCGCAGCGGGACAAGGTTTTAACCGATAATCTGGGATCTGATTGGAGAAACTTGTTTGCAACTTTTGATGAGGTCCCAATGGCTGCCGCGTCCATAGGACAGGTTCACGGCGCCACACTGAAAGAAACTGGGCAACGAGTGGCAGTGAAAGTACAATATCCAGGTGTCGCTGATTCCATTGATTCCGATTTAAAGAACCTATCGATTCTACTTACCGCATCCCGCCTCCTACCCAAGGGTTTATATCTGGATAAAACCATTGCAAACGCGCGGATCGAGCTCGCTTGGGAATGCGACTACATTCGCGAGGCAGAATGCGGCCAAAAATTCAGGCAATTCCTCCAAGACGACACGCCCACGTTCCTTGTCCCCGAAATTGTCACCTACGCCTCGGGCAAACAGGTCTTGACCATGGAACGCATGGACGGCATAGCAGTCACCAAAATCCAAAATTTCACTCAGGGCCAGCGAGATTGGATTGGAACTCAAATCCTTCGCCTTTGCCTCCGCGAAATCTGCGAATTCAGATATATGCAAACCGATCCGAACTGGACCAATTTTCTCTACAACGCTCAAACCAACCGGCTTGAACTTCTTGATTTTGGCGCCTCACGCGCGTACCCTGCCTCGTTCATTATAACCTATATCCGCATCTTACTCGCCGCGTCTCGCAACGATCGCGAGATGTTACATGAGCTATCTCTCAAGTTGGGCTATCTCACGGGCTTCGAATCACAAGCCATGATCAACGCACACATCGACTCCATCCTCACGCTCGCCGAGCCGTTTAGAGAGAGTTCTCCTGATATATATGATTTCAGCGATCAAACAATCACAGAGCGGGTAAAGGAGTTGATTCCTTTGATGCTAAGAGAGAGATTGGCGCCGCCGCCCGAGGAGACGTATTCACTTCATAGGAAACTTAGCGGAGCATTCTTGCTATGTGCAAGATTGGGAAGCAGAGTACCATGTCGGGAGCTGTTCGCAAACGCCTTGAGCAAAGTGGAATGGGATAATGAGGAAGGAAATCACACTGCGAGTGCGAATTAG
- a CDS encoding uncharacterized protein (EggNog:ENOG410PM87~COG:O): MAIGKSREELENEIKGLERQLEKAMTLLNRQNEGSLQIADVNSNDFIPSMSSSHSLFLLSDSALPLGSFAYSSGLESYILHNKPLPPNTSLLGSFYDFLRLSISSIASTTLPYVLKSHRYPDHLETLDNDLDASTPCCVARRASVAQGMALLVVWERSFKASYGAASFTNNAGGETTRDRPSAHAQLASAALHSFSELLKQPSADGDEDLLNGHPNGHLGPLWGVVCAAMGVNLRQMAYVFMLNHAKALLSAAVRASVMGPYQAQEILASRALQNLIVQRIQREWDVEPENAGQVVPVIDLWLGRHELLYSRIFNS, translated from the exons ATGGCAATAGGGAAATCACGCGAAGAGCTTGAAAATGAGATTAAAGGTCTGGAACGCCAGCTAGAAAAGGCCATGACCCTTTTGAATCGACAGAATGAAGGCTCACTGCAAATTGCTGACGTCAATTCCAATG ATTTTATACCGTCCATGTCCtcctctcactctctcttCCTGCTATCTGACTCGGCCCTTCCTCTTGGCTCCTTCGCCTACTCCAGTGGGTTAGAATCCTACATCCTTCACAACAAGCCCTTACCACCCAACACATCTCTGCTTGGCTCTTTTTACGATTTCCTCAGACTCTCGATATCCTCGATAGCAAGCACTACATTGCCTTATGTCCTCAAATCACATAGATATCCCGATCACCTCGAAACCCTTGACAATGATCTCGACGCCTCCACGCCATGTTGCGTGGCTCGCAGAGCGAGCGTGGCACAAGGTATGGCATTACTAGTCGTCTGGGAACGATCTTTCAAGGCCTCCTACGGAGCCGCCTCTTTCACAAATAACGCAGGCGGAGAAACCACCCGAGATCGACCCTCTGCTCATGCGCAGTTGGCATCTGCTGCTCTGCATTCGTTTTCAGAATTGTTGAAACAACCTTCAGCCGATGGGGATGAAGATCTGCTGAATGGGCATCCGAACGGCCATCTCGGACCTCTTTGGGGCGTGGTTTGCGCCGCTATGGGAGTGAATCTACGCCAGATGGCATATGTATTTATGCTGAATCATGCAAAAGCCTTACTCAGCGCCGCGGTGAGAGCGTCTGTTATGGGCCCCTATCAGGCACAAGAGATATTAGCTAGTCGAGCGTTGCAGAATTTAATTGTACAAAGAATTCAAAGGGAATGGGATGTTGAGCCGGAAAATGCTGGGCAGGTAGTTCCGGTCATTGACTTATGGTTGGGCCGGCATGAGCTTCTCTACAGCAGGATATTCAACTCGTGA